One genomic region from Syntrophales bacterium encodes:
- a CDS encoding hybrid sensor histidine kinase/response regulator: MDTKDGEFLKRLRATFRVEAEEHIRAISSGLIELEKTPTTKRGMEVIETVFREAHSLKGAARSVNLREIESICQPLEGAFVALKRREIVLSPALCDLFHQAVDNVAQLVSAADGERTLSDRARARELIQQLMKVSQGASPPEKSEESGSVAEAQPSEVVPDPPPRKEETTPQIPSAKETPVSIETVRIPTSKLDSLLLQAEELILANMAAGQRSIEWQEISQELVSWKTESTKWKDRQPTMAAPAFSEFLGFHEARLNALQSRVADVAETAKQDHRAITRLVDVHLEAMKQTLMLPITSFVEVFPKLVRDLAHDQGKEVDLVIRGAEIEIDKRILEELKDPLIHLLRNCVDHGIQKPEERARRNKPPRGTIRLSFGARNGRQVEILVSDDGTGIDADQVRAAAIKAGIVSPEVAGKLDSQTILSFIYQSGITTSPIITDISGRGLGLAIVREKTEKLGGAVSVDSLINVGTTVRLILPLTLATFRGVLVRAGEQVFVLPTINVERVLRVGPGEIKTVENRETLQVDGHILSAVRLGDALDVPVRNNGSSSAVISAATASHIPVVILTSADKRIAFLVDEVLDEHQVLVKGLGKQLRRVRNIAGATVLGTGQVVPVLNVPDLMKSAVRTAGTVRAAAIENGPARTGSILVAEDSITSRTLIKNILETAGYQVATAVDGVDAFTQVRSGEFDIVVSDVDMPRMSGFELTAKIRADKQLSELPVVLVTALESREDRERGIEVGANAYIVKSSFDQSNLLEVIRRFL; this comes from the coding sequence ATGGACACAAAAGACGGCGAATTTCTCAAGCGACTCCGGGCAACGTTTCGGGTTGAGGCCGAGGAACATATCCGCGCGATCTCTTCCGGTCTTATCGAACTGGAGAAAACGCCGACGACAAAGAGAGGTATGGAAGTTATCGAAACCGTGTTCCGTGAGGCGCACAGTCTCAAGGGCGCGGCCCGTTCCGTGAACCTGAGGGAGATTGAATCCATCTGCCAACCGCTGGAGGGCGCATTTGTCGCGCTGAAACGCCGGGAGATTGTCTTGTCGCCGGCGCTGTGTGATCTGTTTCACCAGGCGGTTGATAACGTCGCGCAGCTCGTCTCAGCCGCAGATGGGGAACGAACGTTGTCAGACCGGGCGCGAGCCAGGGAACTGATCCAGCAATTAATGAAGGTTTCACAGGGCGCCTCTCCGCCTGAAAAGTCGGAGGAATCCGGGTCTGTTGCGGAAGCTCAACCAAGCGAGGTTGTGCCGGATCCTCCTCCCCGCAAGGAGGAAACAACCCCGCAAATCCCATCGGCAAAGGAAACGCCGGTTTCGATCGAAACCGTGAGAATACCCACGTCCAAGTTGGACTCGCTCCTCCTCCAGGCGGAGGAACTGATTCTTGCCAATATGGCTGCCGGTCAGCGGAGCATCGAATGGCAGGAGATCAGCCAGGAGCTTGTCTCGTGGAAGACGGAATCAACGAAGTGGAAAGATCGGCAGCCCACGATGGCCGCGCCGGCATTCAGCGAATTTCTGGGGTTTCATGAGGCGCGCCTGAACGCCCTTCAAAGTCGGGTTGCTGACGTAGCGGAGACGGCGAAACAGGATCATCGCGCAATCACGCGGTTGGTGGACGTACACCTGGAGGCTATGAAGCAAACCCTGATGCTTCCGATCACGTCCTTCGTGGAGGTTTTCCCCAAGCTGGTCCGCGATCTGGCGCACGACCAGGGCAAGGAAGTGGACTTGGTCATTCGCGGCGCGGAGATCGAGATTGACAAGCGGATCCTCGAAGAACTGAAAGACCCGCTGATCCACCTCCTGCGGAATTGCGTGGACCACGGCATCCAAAAGCCCGAGGAACGCGCGCGCCGGAACAAACCTCCGCGCGGAACGATCAGGCTCTCCTTCGGCGCAAGAAACGGTCGCCAGGTCGAGATTCTGGTCTCCGACGACGGCACGGGCATTGACGCGGATCAGGTTCGGGCGGCGGCGATCAAGGCCGGCATTGTTTCGCCGGAGGTGGCCGGCAAACTCGATTCGCAGACGATATTGTCGTTCATATACCAATCGGGAATTACCACCAGCCCCATCATTACAGACATATCGGGGCGCGGTCTGGGCCTGGCGATTGTGCGCGAAAAGACGGAGAAACTCGGCGGGGCCGTGTCCGTGGACAGCCTCATCAATGTCGGGACGACGGTCCGCCTCATCCTGCCGCTGACGCTTGCCACGTTCAGGGGGGTATTGGTGCGGGCGGGTGAGCAGGTGTTCGTTCTGCCGACAATCAATGTTGAGCGCGTGCTGCGGGTGGGTCCGGGGGAGATCAAAACCGTAGAAAACCGGGAGACGCTTCAGGTGGACGGACATATCCTCTCGGCGGTCAGGCTGGGAGACGCCTTGGATGTGCCTGTACGAAACAACGGGTCTTCATCGGCCGTAATTTCTGCTGCGACCGCAAGCCATATCCCCGTTGTGATCCTCACTTCCGCGGATAAGCGCATTGCCTTTCTGGTAGATGAGGTTCTCGACGAGCATCAGGTCCTGGTGAAGGGTTTGGGCAAGCAACTGAGGCGTGTGCGCAACATAGCCGGCGCCACCGTCCTGGGAACCGGCCAGGTTGTGCCCGTACTCAACGTCCCTGACCTGATGAAATCGGCTGTCCGAACGGCGGGAACGGTCAGAGCGGCGGCGATCGAAAATGGGCCGGCGAGAACGGGAAGCATTCTTGTGGCGGAAGATTCGATCACCTCGCGGACGCTGATCAAGAACATCCTGGAAACGGCCGGCTACCAGGTGGCAACGGCAGTGGACGGCGTTGATGCCTTCACGCAAGTCCGCAGCGGCGAATTCGACATAGTGGTGTCGGATGTGGATATGCCGCGGATGAGCGGTTTTGAGCTCACGGCCAAGATTCGCGCCGACAAGCAACTCAGCGAGTTGCCGGTGGTGCTGGTGACCGCCCTCGAATCGCGCGAGGACCGGGAGCGCGGCATCGAAGTCGGCGCGAATGCCTACATCGTCAAGAGCAGTTTCGATCAAAGCAATCTGCTGGAAGTGATCCGCAGATTTCTTTAA
- the cheB gene encoding chemotaxis-specific protein-glutamate methyltransferase CheB yields the protein MIKVLIVEDSKVIQEFLAHILTSDPSMQVVGVADNGEEALEAVKQKRPDVITMDIHMPKVGGFEATRTIMEVAPTPIVIVTGSLRAKELASTFRAVEAGALAVVLRPPGIGHPEHETAAGELIRTVKLMSEIKVVKRHPAVKRRVPPPTERMEVRKTDVQIQAIAIGASTGGPPVLQQILSGLPRNLPVPVLMVQHIAAGFANGFVEWLSGTTHFPVHIALHGEYPLPGHGYIAPDGFHLGIGNGPRIVLSDHAPENGLRPSVAYLFRSVAQTLGPRAVGVLLTGMGRDGAAELKEMKDRGAVTIVQDEESSIIFGMPGEAVALNAHTYILSPDKIITLLGTLAETQSNSKTKLE from the coding sequence ATGATCAAGGTTCTCATTGTTGAAGATTCGAAAGTCATCCAGGAATTTCTGGCGCATATTCTCACTTCCGATCCGTCCATGCAGGTGGTGGGCGTCGCCGACAACGGCGAAGAAGCCCTTGAAGCGGTAAAACAAAAGCGGCCCGATGTCATTACGATGGACATCCACATGCCCAAGGTCGGTGGTTTTGAGGCGACCCGAACGATCATGGAAGTAGCGCCGACGCCGATCGTCATCGTGACCGGAAGCCTCAGAGCCAAAGAACTCGCCTCCACATTCCGCGCCGTGGAAGCCGGCGCTTTGGCAGTGGTTCTCCGCCCGCCGGGGATCGGCCACCCGGAGCATGAAACAGCCGCCGGAGAACTGATCCGGACGGTAAAACTGATGTCCGAGATCAAGGTTGTGAAACGCCACCCTGCGGTAAAAAGAAGAGTGCCGCCACCGACGGAGAGAATGGAAGTCCGGAAAACAGACGTTCAAATTCAAGCAATTGCGATCGGCGCTTCCACCGGGGGACCGCCGGTGCTGCAACAGATTCTTTCCGGTTTACCCCGGAACCTGCCTGTCCCCGTGCTCATGGTTCAGCACATTGCGGCAGGGTTTGCCAATGGTTTCGTAGAATGGCTTTCCGGCACCACCCACTTTCCGGTGCACATCGCTTTACATGGCGAGTATCCTCTGCCGGGACACGGGTATATCGCCCCGGATGGTTTTCACTTAGGGATCGGAAACGGCCCGCGCATTGTTCTCAGCGATCACGCGCCGGAGAATGGTTTGCGACCTTCGGTTGCGTATCTCTTTCGCTCCGTCGCGCAAACCCTGGGTCCGCGAGCGGTGGGTGTACTGCTGACCGGTATGGGCCGTGATGGGGCGGCGGAATTGAAGGAAATGAAAGACAGGGGCGCCGTCACCATTGTTCAGGATGAGGAGAGTTCCATCATCTTCGGCATGCCTGGGGAAGCGGTTGCCCTGAATGCGCATACCTATATACTTTCCCCGGATAAAATCATCACGCTGTTGGGAACGCTTGCGGAGACCCAGTCAAATTCCAAAACGAAGCTTGAGTGA